One genomic region from Gemmatimonadaceae bacterium encodes:
- a CDS encoding heavy metal translocating P-type ATPase has protein sequence MHTDKLPPRRAWQSWLRAGWLPFVTIAFVALGTLVVIGDASPAAAEVVWWLGLLIVGTPLVLQTAREVASGRFAVDLVATLAILLALILWQPLAGLVIVLMQSGGEALERYAERKATDAVRALEDAAPRLAHRISGRSVDDIEAGDVRVGDLLLIRPGELIPCDGIVITGRSHIDVAKLTGEPLPVTVVHGSRVMSGSLNQESPLEIEALAPASESQYARIVELVRSAQASKAPLQRLADRYGVWFTPLTLVVCLVAYAISGDPVRILAILVVATPCPLLLAVPVAMIGGINSAARRQIIIRNGTALENLGQLTTAVFDKTGTVTVGRPQVRRVIRIGSLPDSTILRLSGAVERGSSHLLARTLVEAAEQAYGPLPLATDVHEDAGRGVNGLVEGHAVTVGAASYALDRYPVVRAALDSLNDQGEGLRAYVVVDGRLSGIIEYADRVRPGIPDLLSALRRLGVKRALLLSGDQYSNVRSVADEIGIREAAGDLLPEQKVNVVRDLVKAGERVAMIGDGTNDAPALSTATVGIALASQGGGITAEAADVVILVDDISRVAESVRISQRTMRIARQSIWFGLGLSAGAAAIAALGGITPVQGALLQEVIDVAVILNALRASKPLESAEAISTRPVRPMRPVGESRLSPAA, from the coding sequence GTGCACACCGATAAGCTGCCACCCCGTCGAGCCTGGCAGAGCTGGCTGAGGGCGGGGTGGCTGCCGTTCGTCACCATCGCATTTGTTGCACTGGGCACGCTGGTCGTGATTGGGGACGCGAGTCCTGCCGCAGCCGAGGTTGTCTGGTGGCTCGGCCTCCTGATTGTCGGGACGCCGCTGGTGTTGCAGACAGCGCGAGAAGTTGCGTCTGGCCGCTTCGCAGTCGATCTCGTCGCAACGCTTGCCATACTGCTCGCGCTGATTCTGTGGCAGCCCCTCGCCGGTCTTGTGATCGTGCTGATGCAATCCGGAGGCGAGGCGCTGGAGCGGTATGCTGAGCGCAAGGCGACCGATGCAGTGCGAGCTCTCGAGGACGCCGCTCCGCGCCTGGCTCATCGCATATCCGGCAGGTCGGTGGACGATATCGAAGCAGGCGACGTACGAGTTGGCGATCTGCTGCTGATCCGCCCCGGAGAGCTGATTCCATGCGATGGCATCGTCATCACTGGACGCTCACATATCGATGTTGCGAAGCTCACCGGTGAGCCGCTCCCTGTGACCGTGGTTCATGGATCACGGGTAATGAGCGGCAGCCTCAATCAGGAAAGTCCACTCGAGATCGAGGCGCTCGCTCCCGCGAGTGAGAGTCAGTACGCACGAATCGTCGAGCTCGTCCGCTCGGCGCAGGCGAGCAAGGCTCCGCTTCAGCGCCTCGCCGATCGATACGGCGTCTGGTTCACACCGCTCACGCTGGTTGTTTGCCTCGTTGCGTACGCGATCTCGGGGGATCCAGTTCGCATTCTCGCGATCCTCGTCGTCGCGACGCCTTGCCCGCTGCTTCTCGCTGTACCTGTTGCAATGATCGGTGGAATCAACTCTGCGGCCAGGCGCCAGATCATCATCAGAAATGGCACGGCCCTCGAGAATCTCGGACAGCTGACGACAGCCGTGTTCGACAAGACGGGGACTGTGACGGTCGGACGGCCGCAGGTGCGACGCGTGATTCGCATCGGTTCGCTGCCAGATTCAACGATCCTTCGTCTTTCTGGGGCGGTCGAGCGAGGCTCCAGTCATCTTCTGGCTCGAACGCTCGTCGAAGCCGCCGAGCAGGCCTATGGTCCACTGCCCCTCGCGACCGATGTGCACGAAGATGCTGGTCGCGGCGTAAACGGGCTTGTCGAGGGTCACGCCGTCACCGTTGGCGCTGCTTCATACGCATTGGATCGCTATCCCGTGGTGCGCGCCGCGCTCGATTCGCTCAACGACCAGGGAGAGGGGCTGAGGGCATATGTGGTCGTTGACGGACGGCTCTCTGGAATCATCGAGTACGCGGATCGAGTTCGGCCAGGGATTCCAGATCTCCTTTCTGCGCTACGCCGGCTGGGCGTGAAACGGGCGCTCCTCCTTTCCGGCGATCAGTACTCGAACGTTCGCTCTGTTGCCGACGAGATTGGGATTCGCGAAGCCGCAGGGGATTTGCTGCCGGAGCAGAAAGTCAACGTGGTGCGGGATCTCGTGAAAGCCGGAGAGCGTGTAGCGATGATCGGCGACGGAACCAACGACGCTCCGGCACTGAGCACCGCCACTGTCGGGATCGCTCTGGCCAGCCAGGGCGGTGGAATCACTGCGGAAGCGGCCGACGTCGTGATCCTTGTGGACGACATCTCACGCGTGGCGGAAAGTGTGCGCATAAGTCAGAGAACGATGCGCATCGCCCGGCAGTCGATCTGGTTCGGCCTGGGCCTGAGCGCGGGCGCCGCGGCGATTGCGGCGCTCGGAGGAATTACTCCGGTTCAGGGAGCGCTGCTTCAAGAGGTGATCGACGTGGCAGTGATACTGAATGCCTTGCGCGCAAGCAAGCCACTCGAAAGTGCAGAGGCTATCTCTACCAGACCGGTGAGACCTATGAGGCCGGTTGGAGAATCTCGGTTGTCTCCCGCCGCTTAA
- a CDS encoding response regulator transcription factor, with the protein MTTDLIRVVLADDHAVVRAGVKAVLSSAKDIQVIGEASNGRDAVAMVERLNPDVVVMDLSMGEMDGITATKELVGNETRARILILTMHSEDAYLVKVLEAGAQGYLLKSAADRELVDAVRAVAHGDVYMQPSATRALAKGIQRKSEHADEREKYEKLTERERDVLRYVAGGFSAPEIGEKLFISPKTVDTYKQRINEKLGLAHRSDYVDFALKLGLLNK; encoded by the coding sequence ATGACGACTGACCTGATTAGAGTCGTCCTCGCTGACGACCACGCCGTCGTCCGCGCCGGCGTCAAGGCGGTTCTCAGCAGCGCGAAGGACATCCAGGTAATTGGTGAAGCGTCGAATGGTCGCGATGCGGTCGCGATGGTCGAGCGACTGAATCCCGATGTCGTCGTCATGGACTTGTCGATGGGCGAGATGGACGGCATCACCGCGACGAAGGAGCTGGTTGGGAACGAAACGCGCGCCAGGATCCTGATCCTCACGATGCACTCAGAGGATGCGTACCTGGTGAAGGTCCTCGAGGCGGGCGCCCAGGGATACCTCCTCAAAAGTGCGGCCGATCGCGAACTGGTCGACGCGGTGCGAGCCGTCGCGCATGGGGACGTTTACATGCAGCCGTCGGCAACACGCGCTCTTGCGAAGGGAATACAGCGCAAGTCGGAGCACGCCGACGAGCGCGAGAAGTACGAGAAGCTCACCGAGCGTGAGCGCGATGTGCTGCGATACGTTGCGGGCGGTTTCAGTGCCCCGGAAATCGGCGAGAAGCTCTTCATCAGCCCGAAGACCGTCGATACGTACAAGCAGCGAATCAACGAGAAGCTCGGGCTCGCGCATCGGTCAGACTACGTGGACTTCGCTCTCAAGCTCGGCTTGCTGAACAAGTAA